A portion of the Gossypium arboreum isolate Shixiya-1 chromosome 8, ASM2569848v2, whole genome shotgun sequence genome contains these proteins:
- the LOC108467621 gene encoding cucumisin-like, whose product MTWLLYSTLFAALLLNSHAANANERKVHIVYMGDRPKGDFSAKATHHSMLTSVLGRSSSAQESLVYSYGNFNAFAAKLTEEEVQKFSEMDGVVRVIPNHILKLHTTRSWDFLGLSQTNVGAQLQGDVVIGLLDTGIWPEHESFNDQGLGAPPSKWKGTCQGANFTCNNKIIGGRYYNSENWYYEGDLKSPRDSEGHGTHTSSTAAGDRVPGASYYGLANGTARGGVPGARIAMYKVCWSFGCGAADILAAFDDAIADGVDIISVSLGSVFPVPYDVDPIAIGAFHAMKYGILTSSSAGNSGPWPYSVSNYAPWTLTVAASTIDRKFVAKAVLGNGKAFTGLSINSFELYGKTYPLIWGGDAANYSAGASQDLSKYCITGSMNSYKVEGKIVFCEVLWDGTGVLLANGVGTIMADDEITDFAFNYPLPATQISTSDGEKILDYIKTTENPIATILLGETLTDYMAPYVVSFSSRGPNPITPDILKPDLTAPGVDILAAWSPIAPPSIDWEDPRSVDYNIISGTSMSCPHASGAAAYVKAAHPDWSPAAVKSALMTTATVVDPNKHEDLEFAYGSGQINPTQAIKPGLVYDANETDYISFLCKQGYNTTTVRLITGDNSSVCGNTLNGRAWDLNYPSFSLAVEDGKQIDGIFTRTVTNVGSANSTYTVQMYSPPEFSISVEPEVLSFSTIGEKKSFTVKVGGGFISQQKITSGAIIWTDESEQYRVRSPVVVYNVLPGYTFFPPQTSKFQKKPTTFHGPTTPSMHHKNGFLGRN is encoded by the exons ATGACTTGGCTCCTTTACTCAACATTATTTGCAGCATTGCTGTTGAATTCTCATGCAGCCAATGCCAACGAGAGAAAA gtTCACATTGTGTACATGGGAGACAGGCCCAAGGGAGATTTTTCTGCTAAAGCAACCCATCATTCTATGCTTACAAGCGTCCTTGGAAG GTCTTCATCAGCCCAAGAATCCCTAGTCTATAGTTATGGTAACTTCAATGCATTTGCAGCTAAGCTAACTGAGGAAGAAGTTCAAAAGTTCTCAG AGATGGATGGAGTAGTTAGAGTGATTCCAAACCATATACTAAAGCTTCATACTACAAGGTCGTGGGACTTCCTTGGTCTCAGCCAGACCAATGTGGGAGCCCAGCTACAAGGTGATGTTGTCATTGGGCTCCTTGATACAG GCATCTGGCCCGAGCATGAGAGCTTCAATGACCAAGGACTTGGTGCTCCACCTTCCAAATGGAAAGGAACATGTCAAGGGGCCAACTTTACCTGCAATAA CAAGATCATTGGAGGCCGTTACTACAACAGTGAGAACTGGTACTATGAAGGTGACTTGAAGTCTCCTAGAGACTCTGAGGGGCATGGGACCCATACATCCTCAACTGCAGCCGGTGACAGGGTGCCCGGAGCAAGCTACTATGGACTAGCTAATGGAACCGCAAGGGGTGGGGTCCCTGGTGCAAGGATTGCCATGTACAAGGTTTGCTGGTCCTTTGGTTGTGGAGCTGCTGATATCCTTGCAGCATTCGACGATGCCATAGCCGATGGTGTCGATATAATATCAGTGTCCCTCGGTTCAGTGTTTCCAGTACCTTATGATGTAGACCCTATAGCCATTGGCGCTTTCCATGCCATGAAATATGGTATATTGACATCAAGTTCTGCTGGTAATTCTGGACCATGGCCATATTCAGTTTCTAATTATGCGCCTTGGACATTGACTGTTGCTGCGAGCACCATTGACCGAAAATTTGTTGCCAAAGCAGTACTTGGCAATGGGAAAGCTTTCACT GGACTTTCCATTAACAGCTTTGAACTTTATGGAAAAACATATCCCTTGATTTGGGGAGGAGACGCTGCCAACTACTCTGCAGGCGCCAGCCAAGATCTTTCAAAATATTGTATCACTGGTTCCATGAATTCCTACAAAGTGGAAGGCAAGATTGTTTTCTGTGAAGTACTTTGGGATGGTACTGGCGTTCTTCTAGCAAACGGCGTGGGCACCATAATGGCTGATGACGAAATAACAGACTTTGCTTTCAATTACCCATTGCCAGCAACACAAATAAGCACATCTGACggtgaaaagattttggactatATCAAAACAACAGA GAATCCGATTGCAACTATTCTGCTCGGAGAAACATTGACAGATTACATGGCACCATATGTCGTGTCATTCTCTTCCAGGGGACCTAACCCTATAACTCCAGACATTCTTAAG CCTGATCTCACTGCCCCTGGTGTTGATATCCTCGCTGCCTGGTCTCCAATTGCACCACCTTCCATTGACTGGGAAGACCCCAGAAGCGTAGACTATAACATAATATCTGGGACATCCATGTCTTGTCCTCATGCTAGTGGTGCTGCCGCCTATGTGAAGGCTGCCCACCCTGACTGGTCCCCGGCTGCCGTCAAATCTGCCCTTATGACTACAG CAACTGTGGTAGATCCAAACAAGCACGAAGACCTTGAATTTGCTTATGGATCAGGACAGATCAACCCAACACAAGCAATTAAACCTGGGCTCGTCTACGATGCAAATGAAACCGATTACATTAGCTTCCTCTGCAAGCAAGGTTACAACACCACAACTGTAAGACTCATCACTGGCGACAACAGCAGTGTATGTGGCAACACATTGAACGGAAGAGCCTGGGATCTTAACTACCCTTCATTCTCTCTGGCTGTCGAAGATGGCAAGCAAATCGACGGCATATTTACGAGGACAGTCACGAATGTGGGTTCAGCAAACTCAACCTACACTGTTCAGATGTACTCTCCTCCCGAATTTTCCATCAGTGTGGAACCAGAAGTACTGTCATTCTCAACTATTGGAGAAAAGAAATCATTCACAGTGAAAGTTGGCGGTGGATTCATTTCACAGCAAAAGATCACATCAGGTGCAATCATATGGACGGATGAATCAGAGCAATATCGAGTACGGAGCCCAGTTGTGGTGTATAATGTTTTACCTGGTTATACTTTCTTCCCTCCACAAACATCAAAGTTCCAGAAGAAACCAACAACATTCCATGGTCCTACTACTCCTTCCATGCATCACAAGAATGGATTCCTTGGACGCAACTAA
- the LOC108467620 gene encoding phospholipase D gamma 1-like isoform X2 — MANTVFHETLSFGGSSHGQGQQILPFKTGKESLKVLLLHGNLDIWVKEAKNLPNMDMFHKKLGDVFGKFSLKVGNKVESHMPKITSDPYVTISVAGAVIGRTFVISNSENPVWMQHFNVPVSHYASEILFAVKDSDVVGSQIMGAVGIPIEQLFSGTKVEGTFPILSANGKPCKAGAVLTLSIQYIPIQQVAIYHKGLGSGPEYHGVPGTYFPLRQGCKLTLYQDAHIHDGFLPNLKIDGNVQYEHGTCWQDICNAIGQARRLIYIAGWSVYHNVRLVRETDKASKTTLGDLLKIKSQEGVRVLLLVWDDPTSRSILGYKTEGIMNTNDEETRRFFKHSSVQVLLCPRTAGKGSWAKKQETGTIYTHHQKTVIVDSDAGNNKRKITAFVGGLDLCKGRYDTPNHQLFRTLETVHKDDFHNACFTGPDAGCPREPWHDLHCRIDGPAAYDVLTNFEERWLKASKPHGLQKLKTSVDDSLLKIERIPEIVRMSEIPYSRKDDPETWHVQVFRSIDSNSVKGFPDDPKDAIKMNLVCGKNVLIDMSIHTAYVNAIRAAQRFIYIENQYFLGSSYNWDSHTDLGANNLIPMEIALKIANKIRSNERFCAYILIPMWPEGVTTSNPIQRILFWQHKTMQMMYDIIYKALVETGLENRYEPQDFLNFFCLGNREVGDSLVARDATASNTPQALAKKNRRFMIYIHSKGMIVDDEYVIIGSANINQRSMEGTRDTEIAMGAYQPYHSCSSKRYNPHGQVYGYRMSLWAEHIGGLEESFKQPESLDCVRRVRSLSEQNWKQYIADEVTEMKGHLLKYPVGVDRMGKVKALPGYETFPDVGGKILGSFMGPQENLTI, encoded by the exons ATGGCTAATACAGTTTTCCACGAAACTCTGTCCTTCGGAGGGTCGAGCCATGGTCAGGGCCAACAAATTCTGCCATTTAAGACCGGTAAAGAGTCCTTGAAAGTTTTGCTCTTACATGGCAACTTAGATATTTGGGTCAAGGAAGCTAAAAACCTTCCTAACATGGATATGTTCCACAAGAAGTTAGGTGATGTGTTTGGAAAGTTTAGCTTGAAGGTTGGCAACAAAGTGGAAAGCCATATGCCTAAGATAACCAGTGATCCTTATGTTACAATTTCCGTAGCTGGTGCTGTAATTGGGAGGACTTTTGTTATTAGTAATTCCGAGAACCCTGTTTGGATGCAACATTTTAACGTTCCTGTTTCACATTATGCCTCTGAAATCCTCTTTGCTGTTAAAGACAGTGATGTGGTAGGCTCACAGATCATGGGAGCTGTTGGTATTCCGATTGAACAGCTATTCTCAGGCACAAAAGTTGAAGGAACATTCCCTATCCTTAGTGCCAATGGGAAGCCTTGTAAGGCTGGTGCTGTTTTGACTTTATCAATTCAGTACATTCCAATCCAGCAAGTGGCGATTTACCATAAGGGATTAGGTTCAGGTCCTGAGTATCATGGGGTCCCTGGTACATACTTCCCTCTTAGACAAGGTTGCAAACTTACTCTATATCAAGATGCTCATATCCACGATGGTTTCCTTCCCAATTTGAAGATTGATGGCAATGTTCAATACGAGCATGGGACCTGCTGGCAGGACATTTGTAATGCTATAGGTCAGGCTCGTCGTTTGATATACATTGCAGGGTGGTCTGTGTATCATAATGTTAGACTTGTTCGTGAAACTGATAAGGCATCAAAAACCACATTGGGAGATCTTCTCAAAATTAAATCCCAGGAAGGTGTGCGGGTGTTGCTCCTTGTATGGGATGATCCTACTTCCAGGAGCATTTTAGGATATAAAACG GAAGGAATCATGAATACAAATGATGAAGAGACCCGCCGTTTTTTCAAGCACTCTTCAGTGCAAGTGTTACTCTGCCCTCGAACTGCTGGAAAAGGAAGCTGGGCAAAAAAGCAG gAAACTGGAACAATCTATACCCATCATCAGAAAACTGTGATTGTTGATTCTGATGCCGGTAACAATAAAAGAAAGATTACGGCATTTGTTGGTGGTCTTGATTTGTGCAAGGGTCGGTACGATACTCCAAACCATCAACTTTTCAGAACACTAGAAACAGTGCACAAAGATGATTTTCACAACGCTTGCTTCACG GGACCTGATGCTGGTTGTCCAAGAGAACCATGGCATGATTTGCATTGTCGAATCGATGGTCCAGCTGCTTACGATGTACTCACCAACTTTGAGGAGCGTTGGTTAAAGGCTTCTAAACCACATGGACTTCAAAAACTAAAGACTTCCGTTGATGATTCCTTACTAAAGATTGAAAGGATTCCTGAAATTGTTCGGATGTCAGAAATCCCTTATTCGCGCAAAGATGATCCGGAAACTTGGCATGTTCAG GTTTTCCGTTCAATCGATTCCAACTCTGTGAAAGGTTTTCCGGATGACCCGAAAGATGCTATAAAAATG AACTTGGTGTGTGGGAAGAATGTTCTTATAGACATGAGCATTCACACTGCCTATGTGAATGCAATCCGTGCTGCTCAACGCTTCATCTACATCGAGAATCAATACTTTCTTGGATCATCATATAATTGGGATTCTCATACAGATTTAG GTGCAAACAATTTAATACCAATGGAAATCGCTCTGAAAATTGCTAACAAAATCAGATCAAATGAGAGGTTTTGTGCTTACATTCTCATCCCAATGTGGCCAGAAGGAGTTACAACCAGCAATCCTATCCAAAGGATTCTCTTTTGGCAG CATAAAACAATGCAAATGATGTATGACATAATTTACAAGGCATTGGTGGAAACTGGACTTGAGAATAGATATGAGCCTCAAGATTTTTTAAATTTCTTCTGTCTTGGCAATCGAGAAGTAGGAGATTCTTTGGTTGCTAGAGATGCCACTGCATCAAATACTCCTCAG GCACTTGCTAAGAAGAACCGGCGCTTTATGATTTACATCCACTCTAAAGGTATGATAGTGGATGATGAGTATGTCATAATAGGATCCGCTAACATAAACCAGCGCTCAATGGAAGGCACTAGAGACACTGAAATAGCAATGGGTGCTTATCAGCCTTACCATAGCTGCTCAAGCAAACGATACAATCCACATGGGCAG GTTTACGGATATAGGATGTCACTATGGGCAGAGCATATTGGAGGTCTTGAAGAGAGTTTCAAGCAACCAGAGAGTCTGGACTGTGTAAGGCGGGTGCGGTCTTTGAGTGAGCAAAACTGGAAACAATACATAGCTGATGAGGTGACAGAAATGAAGGGTCACCTTCTGAAGTATCCGGTGGGAGTTGATCGGATGGGCAAGGTAAAGGCACTTCCTGGCTATGAAACATTCCCAGATGTGGGTGGAAAAATTTTGGGTTCATTTATGGGCCCTCAAGAAAATCTCACAATCTAA
- the LOC108467620 gene encoding phospholipase D gamma 1-like isoform X1, with translation MANTVFHETLSFGGSSHGQGQQILPFKTGKESLKVLLLHGNLDIWVKEAKNLPNMDMFHKKLGDVFGKFSLKVGNKVESHMPKITSDPYVTISVAGAVIGRTFVISNSENPVWMQHFNVPVSHYASEILFAVKDSDVVGSQIMGAVGIPIEQLFSGTKVEGTFPILSANGKPCKAGAVLTLSIQYIPIQQVAIYHKGLGSGPEYHGVPGTYFPLRQGCKLTLYQDAHIHDGFLPNLKIDGNVQYEHGTCWQDICNAIGQARRLIYIAGWSVYHNVRLVRETDKASKTTLGDLLKIKSQEGVRVLLLVWDDPTSRSILGYKTNLQEGIMNTNDEETRRFFKHSSVQVLLCPRTAGKGSWAKKQETGTIYTHHQKTVIVDSDAGNNKRKITAFVGGLDLCKGRYDTPNHQLFRTLETVHKDDFHNACFTGPDAGCPREPWHDLHCRIDGPAAYDVLTNFEERWLKASKPHGLQKLKTSVDDSLLKIERIPEIVRMSEIPYSRKDDPETWHVQVFRSIDSNSVKGFPDDPKDAIKMNLVCGKNVLIDMSIHTAYVNAIRAAQRFIYIENQYFLGSSYNWDSHTDLGANNLIPMEIALKIANKIRSNERFCAYILIPMWPEGVTTSNPIQRILFWQHKTMQMMYDIIYKALVETGLENRYEPQDFLNFFCLGNREVGDSLVARDATASNTPQALAKKNRRFMIYIHSKGMIVDDEYVIIGSANINQRSMEGTRDTEIAMGAYQPYHSCSSKRYNPHGQVYGYRMSLWAEHIGGLEESFKQPESLDCVRRVRSLSEQNWKQYIADEVTEMKGHLLKYPVGVDRMGKVKALPGYETFPDVGGKILGSFMGPQENLTI, from the exons ATGGCTAATACAGTTTTCCACGAAACTCTGTCCTTCGGAGGGTCGAGCCATGGTCAGGGCCAACAAATTCTGCCATTTAAGACCGGTAAAGAGTCCTTGAAAGTTTTGCTCTTACATGGCAACTTAGATATTTGGGTCAAGGAAGCTAAAAACCTTCCTAACATGGATATGTTCCACAAGAAGTTAGGTGATGTGTTTGGAAAGTTTAGCTTGAAGGTTGGCAACAAAGTGGAAAGCCATATGCCTAAGATAACCAGTGATCCTTATGTTACAATTTCCGTAGCTGGTGCTGTAATTGGGAGGACTTTTGTTATTAGTAATTCCGAGAACCCTGTTTGGATGCAACATTTTAACGTTCCTGTTTCACATTATGCCTCTGAAATCCTCTTTGCTGTTAAAGACAGTGATGTGGTAGGCTCACAGATCATGGGAGCTGTTGGTATTCCGATTGAACAGCTATTCTCAGGCACAAAAGTTGAAGGAACATTCCCTATCCTTAGTGCCAATGGGAAGCCTTGTAAGGCTGGTGCTGTTTTGACTTTATCAATTCAGTACATTCCAATCCAGCAAGTGGCGATTTACCATAAGGGATTAGGTTCAGGTCCTGAGTATCATGGGGTCCCTGGTACATACTTCCCTCTTAGACAAGGTTGCAAACTTACTCTATATCAAGATGCTCATATCCACGATGGTTTCCTTCCCAATTTGAAGATTGATGGCAATGTTCAATACGAGCATGGGACCTGCTGGCAGGACATTTGTAATGCTATAGGTCAGGCTCGTCGTTTGATATACATTGCAGGGTGGTCTGTGTATCATAATGTTAGACTTGTTCGTGAAACTGATAAGGCATCAAAAACCACATTGGGAGATCTTCTCAAAATTAAATCCCAGGAAGGTGTGCGGGTGTTGCTCCTTGTATGGGATGATCCTACTTCCAGGAGCATTTTAGGATATAAAACG AATTTGCAGGAAGGAATCATGAATACAAATGATGAAGAGACCCGCCGTTTTTTCAAGCACTCTTCAGTGCAAGTGTTACTCTGCCCTCGAACTGCTGGAAAAGGAAGCTGGGCAAAAAAGCAG gAAACTGGAACAATCTATACCCATCATCAGAAAACTGTGATTGTTGATTCTGATGCCGGTAACAATAAAAGAAAGATTACGGCATTTGTTGGTGGTCTTGATTTGTGCAAGGGTCGGTACGATACTCCAAACCATCAACTTTTCAGAACACTAGAAACAGTGCACAAAGATGATTTTCACAACGCTTGCTTCACG GGACCTGATGCTGGTTGTCCAAGAGAACCATGGCATGATTTGCATTGTCGAATCGATGGTCCAGCTGCTTACGATGTACTCACCAACTTTGAGGAGCGTTGGTTAAAGGCTTCTAAACCACATGGACTTCAAAAACTAAAGACTTCCGTTGATGATTCCTTACTAAAGATTGAAAGGATTCCTGAAATTGTTCGGATGTCAGAAATCCCTTATTCGCGCAAAGATGATCCGGAAACTTGGCATGTTCAG GTTTTCCGTTCAATCGATTCCAACTCTGTGAAAGGTTTTCCGGATGACCCGAAAGATGCTATAAAAATG AACTTGGTGTGTGGGAAGAATGTTCTTATAGACATGAGCATTCACACTGCCTATGTGAATGCAATCCGTGCTGCTCAACGCTTCATCTACATCGAGAATCAATACTTTCTTGGATCATCATATAATTGGGATTCTCATACAGATTTAG GTGCAAACAATTTAATACCAATGGAAATCGCTCTGAAAATTGCTAACAAAATCAGATCAAATGAGAGGTTTTGTGCTTACATTCTCATCCCAATGTGGCCAGAAGGAGTTACAACCAGCAATCCTATCCAAAGGATTCTCTTTTGGCAG CATAAAACAATGCAAATGATGTATGACATAATTTACAAGGCATTGGTGGAAACTGGACTTGAGAATAGATATGAGCCTCAAGATTTTTTAAATTTCTTCTGTCTTGGCAATCGAGAAGTAGGAGATTCTTTGGTTGCTAGAGATGCCACTGCATCAAATACTCCTCAG GCACTTGCTAAGAAGAACCGGCGCTTTATGATTTACATCCACTCTAAAGGTATGATAGTGGATGATGAGTATGTCATAATAGGATCCGCTAACATAAACCAGCGCTCAATGGAAGGCACTAGAGACACTGAAATAGCAATGGGTGCTTATCAGCCTTACCATAGCTGCTCAAGCAAACGATACAATCCACATGGGCAG GTTTACGGATATAGGATGTCACTATGGGCAGAGCATATTGGAGGTCTTGAAGAGAGTTTCAAGCAACCAGAGAGTCTGGACTGTGTAAGGCGGGTGCGGTCTTTGAGTGAGCAAAACTGGAAACAATACATAGCTGATGAGGTGACAGAAATGAAGGGTCACCTTCTGAAGTATCCGGTGGGAGTTGATCGGATGGGCAAGGTAAAGGCACTTCCTGGCTATGAAACATTCCCAGATGTGGGTGGAAAAATTTTGGGTTCATTTATGGGCCCTCAAGAAAATCTCACAATCTAA